A genomic window from Sulfurospirillum diekertiae includes:
- a CDS encoding AMIN domain-containing protein: MQKILWLFLSLAVILEARENPFETNMSPQDVGQTTQIKEERTDFVNASLTLPSSARILKSASVTFQNLDGSISEEVVGIEKNIDWHLPLILSNAKADANASSPIALPVNVPDSKKSAEKKVPAPKEEKITSLIAPNTNVEGSTFKLIDNLSFYINQNEITIFTKDTKVRDFLIADPYKVVVDFKKVNSYATRTLDFKKAPFISATLGDHDDFYRIAILLDGHYRYDIEAFKGGYIIKLK; encoded by the coding sequence ATGCAGAAGATTCTTTGGCTTTTTCTATCTCTTGCAGTGATACTAGAGGCGAGAGAAAATCCTTTTGAGACAAATATGTCTCCTCAAGACGTTGGACAAACAACACAGATTAAAGAGGAGCGAACAGATTTTGTCAATGCTAGTTTAACCCTTCCAAGCAGTGCGCGGATTTTAAAAAGTGCTTCTGTTACTTTCCAAAATTTAGATGGATCTATTAGTGAAGAAGTTGTTGGGATTGAAAAAAATATTGATTGGCATCTCCCCCTGATCTTAAGCAATGCAAAAGCTGATGCTAATGCCTCTTCTCCTATTGCGCTTCCTGTGAATGTTCCTGATTCTAAAAAAAGTGCTGAAAAAAAAGTACCTGCCCCTAAAGAGGAAAAAATTACAAGCCTTATTGCCCCGAATACTAATGTGGAGGGGAGTACCTTTAAATTGATAGATAATCTCTCTTTTTATATCAATCAGAATGAAATTACTATTTTTACCAAAGATACTAAAGTGCGTGATTTTTTGATAGCGGATCCTTATAAAGTGGTTGTTGATTTCAAAAAGGTCAATTCTTATGCCACGAGAACATTGGATTTTAAAAAAGCTCCTTTTATTTCAGCAACCCTTGGCGATCATGATGATTTTTATCGAATTGCTATTTTGTTGGATGGACATTATCGTTATGATATAGAAGCTTTTAAGGGTGGCTATATTATTAAGTTGAAGTAA
- a CDS encoding biotin synthase, with protein sequence MNKSIFLCAISNISSGSCAEDCGFCTQSARHHVDIERYKYKPVDQIVFEANNAANNGAIGFCLVTSGLGLDDKKLAFVCEAARAVKAELPDLNLIACNGIATVEQLKTLKDAGINSYNHNLESSKTFYTKICTTHSWESRYQTCMNVKEVGLSLCSGGIFGLGESKEERTAFIQSVKALSPDTMPLNFYIQNPALPLKAAPLSEKEALEIITEVRAALPHTRLMVAGGRETTFKSKECDIFAAGADAIVIGDYLTTKGELPASDREMIERLGYEIATTCHA encoded by the coding sequence ATGAATAAATCAATTTTTTTATGTGCTATTTCAAACATCTCCAGTGGAAGCTGTGCGGAAGATTGTGGATTTTGTACGCAAAGTGCTCGTCACCATGTTGACATAGAGCGTTACAAATATAAACCAGTTGACCAAATTGTTTTTGAGGCAAACAATGCTGCAAACAATGGTGCTATTGGATTTTGCCTTGTTACATCAGGACTTGGACTTGATGATAAAAAACTCGCTTTCGTTTGTGAAGCAGCGCGTGCTGTTAAAGCAGAACTTCCTGACTTAAATTTGATTGCGTGTAATGGAATTGCGACTGTTGAGCAACTCAAAACGCTCAAAGATGCAGGTATCAACTCATACAATCACAACCTAGAAAGTTCTAAAACCTTTTATACTAAGATTTGTACCACCCATTCGTGGGAAAGTCGTTACCAAACCTGCATGAATGTTAAAGAAGTAGGTCTTTCTTTGTGCAGCGGCGGTATTTTTGGACTTGGTGAGAGCAAAGAGGAGCGTACTGCATTTATACAAAGCGTTAAGGCATTGAGTCCTGATACTATGCCTCTTAATTTTTACATTCAAAATCCTGCACTGCCATTGAAAGCTGCACCTTTAAGTGAAAAAGAAGCATTAGAAATTATTACTGAAGTAAGAGCAGCGCTCCCTCATACGAGACTTATGGTAGCCGGTGGACGTGAAACGACCTTTAAAAGCAAAGAGTGCGATATATTTGCAGCAGGTGCCGATGCTATCGTAATCGGTGACTATCTAACCACCAAGGGTGAGCTGCCTGCGAGTGATCGTGAGATGATCGAACGCTTGGGCTATGAGATTGCCACAACATGTCATGCGTAG
- the eno gene encoding phosphopyruvate hydratase, translating to MIYIEDIAADEVLDSRGNPTVRAKVTLSDGTVASAIVPSGASTGKREALELRDADSRYMGKGVLKACENVNTEISDELIGLSPFNQAFIDETMLKLDGTENYGRLGANAVLGVSMAVARAAALSLGIPLYRYLGGANAMTLPTPMFNIINGGSHANNSVDFQEYMIMPLNFENFGDALRSCVEVYHQLKKVIAGMGESTALGDEGGFAPNLKDNEEPIKVILQAIEKAGYKPGVDIAIALDVASSELVADGGGYRLESEKRTLSSAELVAYYENLCAKYPIVSIEDGLSEDDWDGWKLLTEKLGSKVQLVGDDLFVTNKKILSEGIAKGIGNAILIKPNQIGTVTETMQTVRLAQRNNYKCVMSHRSGESEDAFIADFAVALNTGEIKTGATARGERTAKYNRLLEIDKELEFGEYIGKQLFIK from the coding sequence ATGATCTATATTGAAGATATCGCGGCAGACGAAGTTTTAGATAGTAGAGGAAATCCAACTGTTCGGGCAAAAGTAACGTTAAGTGATGGCACTGTCGCAAGTGCCATAGTTCCTAGTGGCGCAAGCACTGGAAAACGAGAAGCGTTAGAGCTCAGAGATGCGGACAGTCGTTATATGGGCAAAGGCGTACTGAAAGCATGTGAAAATGTTAATACGGAAATTTCGGATGAATTGATTGGTCTTAGCCCTTTTAATCAAGCATTTATTGATGAAACGATGTTAAAATTGGATGGTACCGAAAATTACGGTCGCTTGGGAGCTAATGCCGTGCTAGGCGTTTCCATGGCCGTTGCACGTGCGGCAGCATTAAGTCTTGGTATCCCTCTTTATCGCTATCTTGGTGGGGCAAATGCTATGACGCTTCCAACGCCTATGTTTAATATTATCAATGGCGGTAGCCATGCCAATAATAGCGTCGATTTTCAAGAATATATGATTATGCCTCTCAACTTTGAAAATTTTGGTGATGCATTAAGATCTTGTGTGGAAGTCTATCATCAGTTGAAAAAAGTTATTGCAGGCATGGGTGAAAGTACAGCGCTTGGGGATGAAGGCGGTTTTGCACCGAATTTGAAAGATAATGAAGAACCCATCAAAGTCATACTGCAAGCGATTGAAAAAGCGGGTTATAAACCGGGGGTTGATATTGCAATTGCATTAGATGTTGCCAGTAGCGAGCTTGTAGCAGATGGCGGTGGTTATAGACTTGAGTCTGAAAAAAGAACACTTAGCAGTGCAGAGCTTGTTGCTTACTATGAAAATCTTTGCGCAAAATACCCAATTGTTTCTATTGAAGATGGGTTAAGTGAAGATGACTGGGATGGGTGGAAACTTTTGACCGAAAAATTGGGTTCAAAAGTTCAATTGGTTGGAGATGATCTATTTGTAACCAATAAAAAAATCTTAAGTGAAGGTATTGCAAAAGGTATTGGTAATGCGATTTTGATTAAACCAAATCAAATCGGTACCGTGACAGAGACAATGCAGACAGTACGCTTAGCGCAACGTAATAACTACAAATGCGTTATGAGTCATCGAAGTGGTGAGAGCGAAGATGCTTTTATTGCTGATTTTGCAGTAGCGCTTAATACAGGTGAAATCAAAACAGGTGCAACAGCCAGGGGTGAGCGAACCGCTAAGTACAACCGCTTATTAGAAATTGATAAAGAGTTAGAATTTGGCGAGTACATAGGAAAACAGCTCTTTATTAAATGA
- a CDS encoding septum formation initiator, with product MSEVLDEFEEEAEESGSSALFYLKVLSLAVIVVGFGLYIGDVLFGKSSLDVLLNLQADKDTLTVKIKNLKEENAVLQKEYFELRQLDPDR from the coding sequence ATGAGTGAAGTTTTAGATGAATTTGAAGAAGAAGCCGAAGAGAGTGGAAGCTCTGCTCTCTTTTATCTTAAGGTTTTATCTTTAGCTGTTATTGTTGTTGGATTTGGTCTGTATATTGGTGATGTTCTCTTTGGTAAAAGTTCACTCGACGTGCTTTTAAATCTTCAAGCTGACAAAGACACCTTAACTGTAAAAATAAAAAATCTCAAAGAAGAGAATGCTGTATTACAAAAAGAGTATTTTGAGTTACGACAGTTGGACCCCGATAGATAA
- the recA gene encoding recombinase RecA, translated as MDENKKKALDLAIKQIDKAFGKGALVRLGDKVVEPMASISTGSIGLDLALGIGGIPQGRIIEIYGPESSGKTTLSLQIIAESQANGGVCAFVDAEHALDVKYAGNLGVDIENLLVSQPDFGEQALDIVETLARSGAVDVIVIDSVAALTPKSEIEGDMGDSHMGVQARLMSQALRKLTAVVHKMNTTVIFINQIRMKIGTMGYGSPETTTGGNALKFYASVRIDVRKIATLKQGEEQIGNRVKAKVIKNKVAPPFRQAEFDIMFGEGISKEGEIVDYGVKLDIIDKSGAWFSYNETKLGQGRENVKAFLKENKETSLEIEEKIKQAISGNAMVMACGVDDIKEDE; from the coding sequence ATCGATGAAAATAAGAAAAAAGCACTTGATCTTGCGATCAAACAGATTGACAAAGCGTTTGGTAAAGGGGCATTGGTAAGACTTGGGGATAAAGTGGTTGAGCCTATGGCTTCAATTAGCACAGGCTCTATTGGACTTGATCTTGCACTGGGAATCGGTGGTATTCCTCAAGGGCGTATTATTGAAATTTATGGACCTGAGAGTTCAGGAAAAACGACACTCTCACTTCAAATCATTGCAGAATCACAAGCTAATGGTGGCGTCTGTGCCTTTGTTGATGCAGAGCATGCACTGGATGTTAAATATGCAGGAAATCTAGGGGTGGATATCGAGAACCTTTTGGTTTCACAGCCTGATTTTGGTGAACAAGCTCTTGATATTGTGGAGACATTGGCACGTAGTGGCGCAGTGGATGTCATTGTTATTGACTCCGTCGCAGCGTTAACGCCAAAGAGCGAGATTGAGGGTGATATGGGCGATTCGCACATGGGCGTTCAAGCAAGACTCATGAGTCAAGCGCTTCGTAAGTTAACAGCAGTTGTTCATAAAATGAATACAACGGTTATTTTTATTAACCAAATTCGTATGAAAATTGGTACGATGGGGTATGGCTCTCCTGAAACGACTACAGGTGGTAATGCGTTGAAATTTTATGCTTCAGTGCGTATTGATGTCCGAAAAATTGCGACATTGAAACAAGGTGAAGAGCAGATTGGTAACAGAGTTAAAGCAAAAGTGATTAAAAATAAAGTGGCGCCTCCGTTTCGTCAAGCAGAGTTTGATATTATGTTCGGCGAAGGTATTTCGAAAGAGGGTGAGATCGTTGATTATGGTGTAAAACTGGATATCATCGATAAGAGCGGCGCTTGGTTTAGCTATAATGAGACAAAATTAGGGCAAGGTCGCGAGAATGTGAAAGCATTTTTAAAAGAGAACAAAGAAACATCGTTAGAAATTGAGGAAAAAATAAAACAAGCAATCAGTGGCAATGCAATGGTAATGGCATGTGGCGTTGATGATATAAAGGAAGATGAATGA
- a CDS encoding citrate synthase has protein sequence MSKESVTLIDNRTGIEYEFPILKSTLGPDVVDISTFYGSTGMFTLDRGFTSTASCRSRITYIDGDLGKLMYRGYDIAYLATKKSFLDTAFLLLHKELPTKDEYKNFLMELKKRSFIHESMRKLFDAFPDNAHPMAILSAAVSALSTFYFDHLDMDSPEEAKEMAHRIVAKIPTIAAFSYRYSQGLPIIYPDLDKGFTENFLYMIRGYPHHHIDLKPIEVKALDTIFTLHADHEQNASTTAVRVVASTHAHPYAAISAGIGALWGRAHGGANESVIRQLELIGSVDNVDKYIAKAKDPNDPFRLMGFGHRVYKNFDPRATILKNLQKQLVNELSIDSELMEVAHRIEEIALNDEYFIKRKLYPNIDFYSGLILQALKIPKEMFAVIFVIGRTPGWISQWLELKEQPDMKIARPRQHYLGPLERTPKYEI, from the coding sequence ATGAGTAAAGAGTCAGTTACCCTTATCGACAATCGTACGGGCATAGAGTATGAATTTCCGATCCTTAAGTCAACACTAGGACCTGATGTTGTTGATATTTCAACATTCTATGGTAGCACAGGTATGTTTACCTTAGATCGTGGTTTTACCTCCACAGCAAGTTGTAGGTCACGTATTACGTATATTGATGGTGATCTTGGTAAATTGATGTATCGTGGTTATGATATTGCCTATCTTGCAACCAAAAAATCATTCTTAGATACCGCTTTTTTACTCTTACACAAAGAGCTTCCTACTAAAGATGAATATAAAAACTTTTTAATGGAGCTCAAAAAGCGTTCCTTTATTCATGAAAGTATGCGTAAACTTTTTGATGCCTTTCCTGATAATGCACACCCAATGGCAATTTTATCAGCAGCTGTTTCTGCACTCTCAACCTTTTACTTTGATCACTTAGATATGGATTCACCGGAAGAAGCAAAAGAGATGGCACACCGTATTGTTGCTAAAATTCCAACAATTGCTGCCTTTTCATATCGTTATTCTCAAGGTCTACCTATCATCTACCCTGATTTAGATAAAGGGTTTACAGAAAACTTTCTTTATATGATTAGAGGCTATCCTCATCATCATATTGATCTCAAACCCATTGAAGTCAAAGCACTGGATACCATTTTTACCCTTCACGCAGACCACGAGCAAAATGCTTCTACCACTGCGGTTCGTGTCGTTGCATCTACGCATGCACACCCTTATGCAGCCATTTCTGCAGGCATTGGCGCCTTATGGGGACGAGCACATGGTGGAGCCAATGAGTCGGTTATTCGTCAACTTGAACTTATTGGAAGTGTTGATAATGTAGATAAATATATTGCGAAAGCAAAAGACCCTAATGATCCATTTAGATTGATGGGCTTTGGACATAGAGTTTATAAAAACTTTGATCCACGTGCAACGATTTTGAAAAATCTTCAAAAACAGTTGGTTAATGAGCTTTCGATTGACAGTGAATTGATGGAAGTTGCACATCGTATTGAAGAGATTGCACTCAATGATGAGTACTTCATTAAACGTAAACTCTACCCTAATATTGACTTCTATTCAGGTCTTATCTTGCAAGCACTGAAAATCCCTAAAGAGATGTTCGCCGTCATTTTTGTGATCGGAAGAACTCCTGGTTGGATTTCACAATGGCTAGAGCTTAAAGAGCAACCCGACATGAAAATTGCGCGCCCTCGCCAACATTACCTTGGACCACTTGAACGTACACCTAAATACGAGATATAA